The genome window TCACCTGATATTGTACATTCAACATCAACCACCTCCTCATCTGATTCATCAATTTCAACTCCAAATTCTTTCGAAACAAACCTGAATTTTGCTTTATCCAGTGTCGGATTTCCAGTTATTCAAGCCGGAGTTTCAACTGATTTCTGTGCTCTTCCACTTGGATTTATGGAACTTTACATGGCAAAAATGTTCGCATTATCTCTGACTCTCTGCGTATCGTTATCTCTTATTCACGGACTTATAGTTATTCCAGCACTTTTATCAGTTCAACATCACATAGTTCACGCTGTGAAGCGATGTTTTGGAAGGAATTAGATTGATTGTTTGATAtcttaagttttaaaaatttccaactttcaaTTTGTGTTGCTTTTTTGAATACGGGTTATTATGAACTTTATTATGcgttttctgaataaaaaataaatcaatttcttgtaaaaaattcattgggaatttttatattttcatactTCCATATAGTCATTCAATATTGTACATAACTAATCATGCCCACAATTCTTTTAAAGATTTCATATGTTCCTCCTGAGTTTCCACCTTTGCAGTTATCCGATTTATGACTCGTTTTCGATTTGAACCCACTTGATTGATACGATATATAAGTAAAGCTGGCAAGGAGACCGCTGCGAATGGAACAGTctggaatttggaatttgttagatgaaattattggaaaattatgtTTTGGGGAAACTGAATATGctctaaaacattttccagaaaaatggcTATACTCAAAACTTTAATCCatggttttttgttgagacTTGACTTCgatgttttaaatgttttcttatGCATATTTGGGTAATTTTAAGTAGAATCAAAACCAAACATGATCTCTTAACATCCaccaaaaagtatttaaaaactcacataaGCCCACCAAACCATATTATGATAAATAGAGATGGGAATCATTGATTTGTGAAGTCTCAAAGTCAACACCATTGTCGAGTAAAGTGTCAATCCGAGAAACTGTGACGCAGCAATATATGAGATGATACGAGTTGAGATGAGTGCTTCTCGTTTTTGATATCTTTGAGTCACATAGAAACGAGTTCTGCAACTGGAAAAggttaatatttttctagcACTGTTAGAGAGTTTGAAACTTTAGCTCACCCTTTCTCCAGCTTTTTGTTTGCATATATGATGATGAAGTTTAGGAATATACTAGTGATAACTAGAGTGCTCAATGTGACCAAGAAAATATTGGCTCGCGGAGCAGAATGTTcgggaaaaaagaaacagtttGGCACAATATCATCGTATGGATCACCAATTGCAATGATTAGAGGAGCTGCGATACTGCAAGCGACCtggaaattcaatattttataatttttgaaaatgaacttttaactggaaaactgatttttttttcgaatattctgaactttttcagGTCCTCCAAATTAGGTAGGTACGCCGACCTACATACCAGGCAGGcaagtttcaatgtttttttcaagatggtcattgattttttataatgcGCGTGAGGTATTCTCCAATgaagttttaattaatttgcATCAATATTTATATAGAACtttcagaataaaattgaTAGAATGTGGTTTGTCACACATTTAAATACAACGCAAACGGAAAGGTAATCCTTGACCTTTTTTGTTAATAGAAATTCTAACTTACCACAAGAACTGACAGAATAACTCCTGGAAGTGCACCCATATGTGAGTAGGATTGTGGAATTATTGTCGCCAAAAGTCTGTAATTCTTATAAATCTCACAGTATACAGCTTCAAGTCTTACCTATCTACAGTCAACCCGAATTGATTAAAGTTGACACCCGCTATTCCAAAAATGAGCACGTGATTTTGAAATCGACACTCTAGAGTTGTCCTCATTATTTCGCATGGCTTATCGCTTAATGTGAAGCTCCGGATTAAGGCAgtattctgaaagaaaataaaaaataatttcaactttcaaaaaaattggaaaaaattacctGAATAACCATGAAAATAACCGCATGAACATTTACAAATAACAAGCTAGTATAGAGTAAAATTTTGGTAgaactgtgaaaaattggtCGTATTTTGAGAATGAACAATGCTTTGTAGGTAAGAATAAATGTGATAATTGCCACTATTGTCATTATAATTACATTAATTCGTAGTAATAGAGATGTTTGGAGTATCATTTGATCTTCTGTTGCACATTTTGAAGAGTTGGCAGTAATTGGGCCCATTTCTGAAATGagtttttaaagataaaagaGATGAAGGGTGAATTGAGAAtcaaaagtttggaattaAAGATCTATGGATTAACGTTtgcaaattttagaattacaTCCCCAACGGAGGGaatttgtatcaaaaaatcaaaatgacgAGGAACTATATAACctttgaagaataaaaaaaccaaaataattcaacttattatttaataaaatattcgaAGAACACATCTCGGGGAAATTATGGATAATGTTTAAAATCGTGGGAAGACACTTTTTTGAACTACATaataacttctgaaaattttagtctcaatttttgaaaatcctggaaccaaataaaacgttttcaaccaaattccacttgttcaattttttttttagaattagggacacgtaggcaggtaggcagccATTTTCATGtctgaaaaagttgcaaaagaTTTGACTCTATCAGTCTATGTATAAAGACTCTATAGAAAAATAGAGTCGAGTTTgaatttcatggaaaaattaGTCATATGTAGTAGCAAGCAAAACTACCAACAAAAGAAATTAATAATAGTGTTCAACGTATATTTTGTATAGTTTCAAAGGCTTACTGATTATACataatcacattttttaaagatttcgaGGCTTTAATAAATCCTTTTCTAAActagattttgagaaatgatgtacgaaaaaagttgagaacGTCAAAACCTGCTTGAAACTTTTGGAGGCCTCATGAATTTTGCATGATTTGCATCCCGCGAAAACGTCATTTGCTTCTGAGGTCTCAAAGTTcttggcaaaatttgaactataaatgtttatttttcagtggttTGTTCCTCataaaactgaataaaaacaaGATTTATAACCTTATAACCCTCCATTCAATATGGGagatcatatttttcttttcattctagttgaaatttctcaaaaaaaaaaaaacaatacctAGAATAGCAATGTtccgaaaattagaaaaaatttctgtctgtcttcttcttcttcaatatattaatttctaatttttttttaaatttggggCACTAACCAATCAGCTGCGTTGGCCACGCCCCTCCCCcgacgctgattggtcagtGTCCTAATTTGCACGCAACATTGAGTCTActactttaaaatattcagtTGAAATTTACATGAAAACAATGAT of Caenorhabditis elegans chromosome II contains these proteins:
- the sra-10 gene encoding Serpentine receptor class alpha-10 (Confirmed by transcript evidence) codes for the protein MGPITANSSKCATEDQMILQTSLLLRINVIIMTIVAIITFILTYKALFILKIRPIFHSSTKILLYTSLLFVNVHAVIFMVIQNTALIRSFTLSDKPCEIMRTTLECRFQNHVLIFGIAGVNFNQFGLTVDRLLATIIPQSYSHMGALPGVILSVLVVACSIAAPLIIAIGDPYDDIVPNCFFFPEHSAPRANIFLVTLSTLVITSIFLNFIIIYANKKLEKGTRFYVTQRYQKREALISTRIISYIAASQFLGLTLYSTMVLTLRLHKSMIPISIYHNMVWWAYTVPFAAVSLPALLIYRINQVGSNRKRVINRITAKVETQEEHMKSLKELWA
- the sra-10 gene encoding Serpentine receptor class alpha-10 (Confirmed by transcript evidence) encodes the protein MGPITANSSKCATEDQMILQTSLLLRINVIIMTIVAIITFILTYKALFILKIRPIFHSSTKILLYTSLLFVNVHAVIFMVIQNTALIRSFTLSDKPCEIMRTTLECRFQNHVLIFGIAGVNFNQFGLTVDRLLATIIPQSYSHMGALPGVILSVLVVACSIAAPLIIAIGDPYDDIVPNCFFFPEHSAPRANIFLVTLSTLVITSIFLNFIIIYANKKLEKGCRTRFYVTQRYQKREALISTRIISYIAASQFLGLTLYSTMVLTLRLHKSMIPISIYHNMVWWAYTVPFAAVSLPALLIYRINQVGSNRKRVINRITAKVETQEEHMKSLKELWA